A genomic segment from Nicotiana tabacum cultivar K326 chromosome 9, ASM71507v2, whole genome shotgun sequence encodes:
- the LOC107795712 gene encoding uncharacterized protein LOC107795712 isoform X1, producing MMRRSIEIHSFLSKLLATIREQLLSFFLDSGPSLFVEVIRIAPVDELDSFEISQLQQGVRSKGNEKMVLFDSLNKDSADLGPSSSTDIGAHHMEIAKDTPDNGEETVLPDSAHKQGVEEADAMDKEKSSVHFILATSFAVSEKKLQQNLSTDKASLDEKLDSFEIGHRQLPSMVQYDTINQIFGFDPSSSSDLEEIITADYGRDTQLNLQSKKRGESTQPDLAHQQRVEEADVGDKRRHSVHVEENANSHNCPEKHKRIKRIEKEYGISRSVLEEQFGKKLSDAAKSLGVARSTLKRMCRDYDIYRWPRSKSANDVCSLSENKPVKRVENQTGNSSREDLQLPHAGLSNGMDTTTTLTQRKKPTATFQSDNAMSVKVTYKDVTIRFPFSLSSGKIDLETEVEKRLKLVLIGSYSIKYEDEDNDWIAITCDSDLEYGMHTLRSLGRTTMKMLVEPLN from the exons ATGATGAGACGCTCGATAGAAATCCACAGTTTCTTGAGCAAGCTATTAGCCACAATTCGAGAGCAACTTCTGAGCTTTTTCCTTGATTCAGGACCAAGCCTGTTTGTTGAGGTTATCAGAATTGCTCCTGTTGATGAGCTTGATTCCTTTGAGATAAGCCAACTACAACAAGGGGTTCGATCAAAGGGAAACGAAAAGATGGTGCTTTTTGATTCGTTGAATAAAGATTCCGCTGATTTAGGACCTTCGAGTTCAACTGACATAGGAGCTCATCACATGGAAATTGCAAAGGATACTCCTGATAACGGAGAAGAAACTGTGCTGCCAGATTCAGCACACAAACAAGGAGTTGAGGAAGCTGATGCAATGGACAAAGAAAAGAGTTCTGTACATTTCATACTTGCAACATCATTTGCTGTTTCAGAGAAAAAATTGCAGCAAAACTTGTCTACTGATAAAGCTTCGCTTGATGAAAAACTTGATTCCTTCGAAATAGGCCATCGTCAACTTCCCTCGATGGTACAATATGACACCATCAATCAAATATTTGGTTTTGATCCTTCAAGTTCATCTGATTTAGAAGAAATTATAACTGCGGATTATGGACGTGATACTCAATTGAATCTTCAGTCAAAGAAGAGAGGAGAAAGTACACAGCCAGATTTGGCACATCAGCAGAGAGTGGAGGAAGCTGATGTAGGCGACAAACGAAGGCATTCTGTGCACGTCGAAGAGAATGCAAATTCCCATAATTGTCCAGAGAAACATAAAAGGATAAAGAGGATAGAAAAGGAGTATGGTATTAGTCGTAGTGTTCTAGAAGAACAATTTGGAAAGAAACTTTCTGATGCTGCAAAGAGTTTAGGAG TTGCTCGAAGTACCTTGAAGCGGATGTGCAGAGACTACGATATATACAGGTGGCCACGTAGTAAGTCTGCAAATGATGTATGCTCGCTTTCTGAAAACAAACCAGTAAAAAGAGTTGAAAACCAGACGGGGAATTCCAGTCGAGAAGACCTGCAGCTACCACATGCTGGTCTGTCTAATGGAATGGATACAACTACGACGTTGACTCAGAGGAAGAAACCTACGGCTACATTTCAGAGTGACAACGCCATGAGCGTAAAGGTAACTTACAAAGATGTGACTATAAGGTTTCCGTTCTCTCTTTCATCGGGGAAAATTGATTTGGAAACAGAAGTTGAAAAGAGATTGAAATTAGTACTTATTGGAAGTTATTCTATCAAGTATGAAGATGAAGATAACGATTGGATTGCAATAACTTGCGATTCAGATTTAGAGTATGGAATGCACACTTTAAGATCATTAGGAAGAACTACAATGAAGATGTTGGTTGAGCCCTTGAATTGA
- the LOC107795712 gene encoding protein NLP3-like isoform X5 has protein sequence MVLFDSLNKDSADLGPSSSTDIGAHHMEIAKDTPDNGEETVLPDSAHKQGVEEADAMDKEKSSVHFILATSFAVSEKKLQQNLSTDKASLDEKLDSFEIGHRQLPSMVQYDTINQIFGFDPSSSSDLEEIITADYGRDTQLNLQSKKRGESTQPDLAHQQRVEEADVGDKRRHSVHVEENANSHNCPEKHKRIKRIEKEYGISRSVLEEQFGKKLSDAAKSLGVARSTLKRMCRDYDIYRWPRSKSANDVCSLSENKPVKRVENQTGNSSREDLQLPHAGLSNGMDTTTTLTQRKKPTATFQSDNAMSVKVTYKDVTIRFPFSLSSGKIDLETEVEKRLKLVLIGSYSIKYEDEDNDWIAITCDSDLEYGMHTLRSLGRTTMKMLVEPLN, from the exons ATGGTGCTTTTTGATTCGTTGAATAAAGATTCCGCTGATTTAGGACCTTCGAGTTCAACTGACATAGGAGCTCATCACATGGAAATTGCAAAGGATACTCCTGATAACGGAGAAGAAACTGTGCTGCCAGATTCAGCACACAAACAAGGAGTTGAGGAAGCTGATGCAATGGACAAAGAAAAGAGTTCTGTACATTTCATACTTGCAACATCATTTGCTGTTTCAGAGAAAAAATTGCAGCAAAACTTGTCTACTGATAAAGCTTCGCTTGATGAAAAACTTGATTCCTTCGAAATAGGCCATCGTCAACTTCCCTCGATGGTACAATATGACACCATCAATCAAATATTTGGTTTTGATCCTTCAAGTTCATCTGATTTAGAAGAAATTATAACTGCGGATTATGGACGTGATACTCAATTGAATCTTCAGTCAAAGAAGAGAGGAGAAAGTACACAGCCAGATTTGGCACATCAGCAGAGAGTGGAGGAAGCTGATGTAGGCGACAAACGAAGGCATTCTGTGCACGTCGAAGAGAATGCAAATTCCCATAATTGTCCAGAGAAACATAAAAGGATAAAGAGGATAGAAAAGGAGTATGGTATTAGTCGTAGTGTTCTAGAAGAACAATTTGGAAAGAAACTTTCTGATGCTGCAAAGAGTTTAGGAG TTGCTCGAAGTACCTTGAAGCGGATGTGCAGAGACTACGATATATACAGGTGGCCACGTAGTAAGTCTGCAAATGATGTATGCTCGCTTTCTGAAAACAAACCAGTAAAAAGAGTTGAAAACCAGACGGGGAATTCCAGTCGAGAAGACCTGCAGCTACCACATGCTGGTCTGTCTAATGGAATGGATACAACTACGACGTTGACTCAGAGGAAGAAACCTACGGCTACATTTCAGAGTGACAACGCCATGAGCGTAAAGGTAACTTACAAAGATGTGACTATAAGGTTTCCGTTCTCTCTTTCATCGGGGAAAATTGATTTGGAAACAGAAGTTGAAAAGAGATTGAAATTAGTACTTATTGGAAGTTATTCTATCAAGTATGAAGATGAAGATAACGATTGGATTGCAATAACTTGCGATTCAGATTTAGAGTATGGAATGCACACTTTAAGATCATTAGGAAGAACTACAATGAAGATGTTGGTTGAGCCCTTGAATTGA
- the LOC107795712 gene encoding protein NLP4-like isoform X6: MPIELKFSYRKRGDGINRWVFWTQHNGDELNQVKSLFPVLRGYEFEPWKQPPVEMQGDSTQPDTNGDSQLNRLTIKNLVELLDVQGTCLIQFWAPIRINSGKTFLTTADQPFAFNGKIHEGLWAYRRVSLLTIASVDSTEIDETKRVHVHGRPARVFRSGMPEFSPHVRYYYMDEYPLRNFAMCLGVGSYWTLPVFESSGDRCIGVLEYAFEANVGLDLYSTLDRLINNHRILKTMGLALIPSWLACSQEIQEVWEQELAKVKEALEVT; the protein is encoded by the exons ATGCCTATTGAACTGAAATTTTCTTACAGAAAACGAGGTGATGGCATTAATCGGTGGGTTTTTTGGACTCAGCATAATGGTGATGAGTTGAACCAAGTTAAATCCCTCTTTCCAGTTCTCA gaggttatgagttcgagccgtggaaacaacctcctgtagaaatgcaag GAGATTCTACTCAACCTGATACAAATGGTGACAGTCAATTGAACAGATTGACAATCAAGAATCTAGTCGAGCTTCTTGATGTTCAAGGTACTTGTTTGATTCAATTTTGGGCACCTATAAGGATTAACAGTGGGAAGACTTTCTTAACAACAGCAGACCAGCCTTTTGCTTTTAATGGCAAGATTCACGAGGGTCTGTGGGCGTACAGGCGCGTATCTCTTCTCACAATAGCGTCCGTGGACTCCACAGAGATCGATGAAACTAAACGCGTCCATGTTCATGGCCGTCCAGCGCGCGTCTTCAGAAGTGGAATGCCTGAATTCAGCCCTCATGTCAGATACTATTACATGGATGAATACCCTTTGCGCAATTTCGCAATGTGTTTGGGAGTAGGTAGCTATTGGACTTTGCCAGTGTTTGAGAGTTCAGGTGACCGTTGCATTGGCGTACTGGAATATGCTTTCGAAGCAAATGTAGGTCTTGATCTTTACTCTACCTTAGACCGTCTCATCAACAATCACAGAATACTTAAG ACAATGGGTCTAGCTCTCATTCCTTCATGGTTAGCATGCTCGCAAGAG ATACAAGAAGTATGGGAGCAAGAACTTGCTAAAGTAAAGGAGGCCTTGGAAGTAACAT GA
- the LOC107795712 gene encoding protein NLP7-like isoform X4, whose amino-acid sequence MPIELKFSYRKRGDGINRWVFWTQHNGDELNQVKSLFPVLRGYEFEPWKQPPVEMQGDSTQPDTNGDSQLNRLTIKNLVELLDVQGTCLIQFWAPIRINSGKTFLTTADQPFAFNGKIHEGLWAYRRVSLLTIASVDSTEIDETKRVHVHGRPARVFRSGMPEFSPHVRYYYMDEYPLRNFAMCLGVGSYWTLPVFESSGDRCIGVLEYAFEANVGLDLYSTLDRLINNHRILKIQEVWEQELAKVKEALEVTCKTHRLLFAQTWISVLDSSRTQMLITSPPTKYWSEEITSLEFLAVSDLHHVRIGQGLVGKVLSSKGSCFCRDITQLSIDFYPFVPIARCAGFTACFAIFVRLNSACHMVLEFFLPNDETLDRNPQFLEQAISHNSRATSELFP is encoded by the exons ATGCCTATTGAACTGAAATTTTCTTACAGAAAACGAGGTGATGGCATTAATCGGTGGGTTTTTTGGACTCAGCATAATGGTGATGAGTTGAACCAAGTTAAATCCCTCTTTCCAGTTCTCA gaggttatgagttcgagccgtggaaacaacctcctgtagaaatgcaag GAGATTCTACTCAACCTGATACAAATGGTGACAGTCAATTGAACAGATTGACAATCAAGAATCTAGTCGAGCTTCTTGATGTTCAAGGTACTTGTTTGATTCAATTTTGGGCACCTATAAGGATTAACAGTGGGAAGACTTTCTTAACAACAGCAGACCAGCCTTTTGCTTTTAATGGCAAGATTCACGAGGGTCTGTGGGCGTACAGGCGCGTATCTCTTCTCACAATAGCGTCCGTGGACTCCACAGAGATCGATGAAACTAAACGCGTCCATGTTCATGGCCGTCCAGCGCGCGTCTTCAGAAGTGGAATGCCTGAATTCAGCCCTCATGTCAGATACTATTACATGGATGAATACCCTTTGCGCAATTTCGCAATGTGTTTGGGAGTAGGTAGCTATTGGACTTTGCCAGTGTTTGAGAGTTCAGGTGACCGTTGCATTGGCGTACTGGAATATGCTTTCGAAGCAAATGTAGGTCTTGATCTTTACTCTACCTTAGACCGTCTCATCAACAATCACAGAATACTTAAG ATACAAGAAGTATGGGAGCAAGAACTTGCTAAAGTAAAGGAGGCCTTGGAAGTAACATGTAAGACTCACAGGTTACTCTTTGCTCAAACTTGGATTTCTGTGCTTGATTCAAGTAGAACACAAATGTTGATCACCTCGCCCCCAACCAAATATTGGAGTGAAGAGATAACGTCTCTTGAATTTTTGGCTGTTAGTGACCTACATCATGTACGGATTGGTCAAGGATTGGTTGGAAAAGTGCTTTCATCAAAGGGTTCATGTTTTTGCAGAGATATAACTCAATTGAGCATAGATTTTTACCCCTTCGTACCAATTGCACGCTGTGCTGGATTTACCGCCTGTTTTGCAATTTTTGTGAGACTGAATAGTGCATGCCACATGGTACTAGAATTCTTTTTACCTAATGATGAGACGCTCGATAGAAATCCACAGTTTCTTGAGCAAGCTATTAGCCACAATTCGAGAGCAACTTCTGAGCTTTTTCCTTGA
- the LOC107795712 gene encoding protein NLP7-like isoform X3, which yields MPIELKFSYRKRGDGINRWVFWTQHNGDELNQVKSLFPVLRDSTQPDTNGDSQLNRLTIKNLVELLDVQGTCLIQFWAPIRINSGKTFLTTADQPFAFNGKIHEGLWAYRRVSLLTIASVDSTEIDETKRVHVHGRPARVFRSGMPEFSPHVRYYYMDEYPLRNFAMCLGVGSYWTLPVFESSGDRCIGVLEYAFEANVGLDLYSTLDRLINNHRILKTMGLALIPSWLACSQEIQEVWEQELAKVKEALEVTCKTHRLLFAQTWISVLDSSRTQMLITSPPTKYWSEEITSLEFLAVSDLHHVRIGQGLVGKVLSSKGSCFCRDITQLSIDFYPFVPIARCAGFTACFAIFVRLNSACHMVLEFFLPNDETLDRNPQFLEQAISHNSRATSELFP from the exons ATGCCTATTGAACTGAAATTTTCTTACAGAAAACGAGGTGATGGCATTAATCGGTGGGTTTTTTGGACTCAGCATAATGGTGATGAGTTGAACCAAGTTAAATCCCTCTTTCCAGTTCTCA GAGATTCTACTCAACCTGATACAAATGGTGACAGTCAATTGAACAGATTGACAATCAAGAATCTAGTCGAGCTTCTTGATGTTCAAGGTACTTGTTTGATTCAATTTTGGGCACCTATAAGGATTAACAGTGGGAAGACTTTCTTAACAACAGCAGACCAGCCTTTTGCTTTTAATGGCAAGATTCACGAGGGTCTGTGGGCGTACAGGCGCGTATCTCTTCTCACAATAGCGTCCGTGGACTCCACAGAGATCGATGAAACTAAACGCGTCCATGTTCATGGCCGTCCAGCGCGCGTCTTCAGAAGTGGAATGCCTGAATTCAGCCCTCATGTCAGATACTATTACATGGATGAATACCCTTTGCGCAATTTCGCAATGTGTTTGGGAGTAGGTAGCTATTGGACTTTGCCAGTGTTTGAGAGTTCAGGTGACCGTTGCATTGGCGTACTGGAATATGCTTTCGAAGCAAATGTAGGTCTTGATCTTTACTCTACCTTAGACCGTCTCATCAACAATCACAGAATACTTAAG ACAATGGGTCTAGCTCTCATTCCTTCATGGTTAGCATGCTCGCAAGAG ATACAAGAAGTATGGGAGCAAGAACTTGCTAAAGTAAAGGAGGCCTTGGAAGTAACATGTAAGACTCACAGGTTACTCTTTGCTCAAACTTGGATTTCTGTGCTTGATTCAAGTAGAACACAAATGTTGATCACCTCGCCCCCAACCAAATATTGGAGTGAAGAGATAACGTCTCTTGAATTTTTGGCTGTTAGTGACCTACATCATGTACGGATTGGTCAAGGATTGGTTGGAAAAGTGCTTTCATCAAAGGGTTCATGTTTTTGCAGAGATATAACTCAATTGAGCATAGATTTTTACCCCTTCGTACCAATTGCACGCTGTGCTGGATTTACCGCCTGTTTTGCAATTTTTGTGAGACTGAATAGTGCATGCCACATGGTACTAGAATTCTTTTTACCTAATGATGAGACGCTCGATAGAAATCCACAGTTTCTTGAGCAAGCTATTAGCCACAATTCGAGAGCAACTTCTGAGCTTTTTCCTTGA
- the LOC107795712 gene encoding protein NLP7-like isoform X2, which translates to MPIELKFSYRKRGDGINRWVFWTQHNGDELNQVKSLFPVLRGYEFEPWKQPPVEMQGDSTQPDTNGDSQLNRLTIKNLVELLDVQGTCLIQFWAPIRINSGKTFLTTADQPFAFNGKIHEGLWAYRRVSLLTIASVDSTEIDETKRVHVHGRPARVFRSGMPEFSPHVRYYYMDEYPLRNFAMCLGVGSYWTLPVFESSGDRCIGVLEYAFEANVGLDLYSTLDRLINNHRILKTMGLALIPSWLACSQEIQEVWEQELAKVKEALEVTCKTHRLLFAQTWISVLDSSRTQMLITSPPTKYWSEEITSLEFLAVSDLHHVRIGQGLVGKVLSSKGSCFCRDITQLSIDFYPFVPIARCAGFTACFAIFVRLNSACHMVLEFFLPNDETLDRNPQFLEQAISHNSRATSELFP; encoded by the exons ATGCCTATTGAACTGAAATTTTCTTACAGAAAACGAGGTGATGGCATTAATCGGTGGGTTTTTTGGACTCAGCATAATGGTGATGAGTTGAACCAAGTTAAATCCCTCTTTCCAGTTCTCA gaggttatgagttcgagccgtggaaacaacctcctgtagaaatgcaag GAGATTCTACTCAACCTGATACAAATGGTGACAGTCAATTGAACAGATTGACAATCAAGAATCTAGTCGAGCTTCTTGATGTTCAAGGTACTTGTTTGATTCAATTTTGGGCACCTATAAGGATTAACAGTGGGAAGACTTTCTTAACAACAGCAGACCAGCCTTTTGCTTTTAATGGCAAGATTCACGAGGGTCTGTGGGCGTACAGGCGCGTATCTCTTCTCACAATAGCGTCCGTGGACTCCACAGAGATCGATGAAACTAAACGCGTCCATGTTCATGGCCGTCCAGCGCGCGTCTTCAGAAGTGGAATGCCTGAATTCAGCCCTCATGTCAGATACTATTACATGGATGAATACCCTTTGCGCAATTTCGCAATGTGTTTGGGAGTAGGTAGCTATTGGACTTTGCCAGTGTTTGAGAGTTCAGGTGACCGTTGCATTGGCGTACTGGAATATGCTTTCGAAGCAAATGTAGGTCTTGATCTTTACTCTACCTTAGACCGTCTCATCAACAATCACAGAATACTTAAG ACAATGGGTCTAGCTCTCATTCCTTCATGGTTAGCATGCTCGCAAGAG ATACAAGAAGTATGGGAGCAAGAACTTGCTAAAGTAAAGGAGGCCTTGGAAGTAACATGTAAGACTCACAGGTTACTCTTTGCTCAAACTTGGATTTCTGTGCTTGATTCAAGTAGAACACAAATGTTGATCACCTCGCCCCCAACCAAATATTGGAGTGAAGAGATAACGTCTCTTGAATTTTTGGCTGTTAGTGACCTACATCATGTACGGATTGGTCAAGGATTGGTTGGAAAAGTGCTTTCATCAAAGGGTTCATGTTTTTGCAGAGATATAACTCAATTGAGCATAGATTTTTACCCCTTCGTACCAATTGCACGCTGTGCTGGATTTACCGCCTGTTTTGCAATTTTTGTGAGACTGAATAGTGCATGCCACATGGTACTAGAATTCTTTTTACCTAATGATGAGACGCTCGATAGAAATCCACAGTTTCTTGAGCAAGCTATTAGCCACAATTCGAGAGCAACTTCTGAGCTTTTTCCTTGA
- the LOC107795710 gene encoding uncharacterized protein LOC107795710 has protein sequence MDNPNNIELEGGKFLRKFIQESKDEPTKMATKLYVILQHMRSSGKEDSMPFKVIARAMETIVKQHGLDIEALTSSRHPVTVGAQVGEVALSQVAGSLQRVEVTRNMTVNFLGNEMVKADVYASNGAVSGSSGSGHGIYRASGIHISGHPRSATEATQDKGDAMQSGILFDMPNSFEIDQYQPAAVATLDNGDTMQLDAFFDVRDFIEFGQPLSATKDKGDANLVDSNQTTTTCIADNRRHSPTLDDDVARSPPGLELGIGTQTVQLGSEHHQVDDVEVDARDLQRNVVHADLEKQNKTKRIKREYGITLEVLKQHFGKKLTDAANSLGVARSTLKRICRDYEIYRWPRVKSRKHNCSLSQAELLQVDRQPSDSGVRHQQYVDFSPRSGPKSATNSKELHVTMQSENFISVKVTYGNRTVRFPLSFSSGKRDLEEEVEKRIKLVGNSSIRYEDEEKDLILITCDSDLHYAMHTLRSLGRTIIKMLVEIEPGTTIT, from the exons ATGGACAATCCAAATAATATTGAGCTGGAGGGTGGAAAGTTTCTGCGTAAGTTTATTCAAGAGTCTAAAGACGAGCCGACAAAAATGGCTACAAAGCTTTATGTG ATTTTACAACATATGAGATCCAGCGGGAAGGAAGACTCAATGCCCTTTAAAGTAATAGCAAG GGCTATGGAGACTATTGTCAAGCAACATGGTCTGGATATTGAAGCTTTAACATCATCACGTCATCCTGTGACCGTGGGAGCACAAGTAGGAGAAGTTGCACTATCACAAGTAGCTG GGTCTTTACAGAGGGTTGAGGTCACAAGAAACATGACAGTAAATTTTCTGGGAAATGAGATGGTTAAAGCAGATGTATATGCTTCTAACGGTGCAGTTAGTGGTTCCAGTGGCAGCGGACATGGTATTTATCGAGCATCTGGAATCCACATAAGTG GTCATCCTCGATCAGCTACAGAGGCTACACAGGATAAAGGAGATGCAATGCAATCTGGTATCCTATTTGACATGCCCAATTCTTTTGAAATAGACCAATATCAACCAGCCGCAGTGGCTACACTGGATAATGGAGATACAATGCAACTTGATGCATTTTTTGACGTGCGCGACTTTATTGAGTTTGGCCAACCTCTATCAGCTACAAAGGATAAAGGAGATGCAAATCTTGTAGACTCGAATCAAACAACTACAACATGTATTGCTGATAACAGAAGACATTCTCCTACTTTAGACGATGATGTTGCTAGATCTCCACCCGGATTGGAATTGGGGATAGGGACACAGACTGTGCAGCTAGGTTCAGAACATCATCAAGTAGATGATGTAGAAGTTGATGCGAGGGACCTCCAAAGGAATGTAGTACATGCTGATTTGGAGAAGCAAAACAAGACGAAGAGGATAAAAAGAGAATACGGAATAACTCTGGAGGTTCTAAAGCAACATTTTGGAAAGAAGCTTACTGATGCTGCTAACAGCTTGGGGG TTGCACGAAGTACATTGAAGCGCATATGTAGAGACTATGAGATTTACCGTTGGCCACGTGttaaatcaagaaagcataattGCTCCCTCTCTCAAGCGGAGTTACTACAAGTTGATAGACAACCTTCAGATTCTGGTGTGAGACACCAACAATATGTTGATTTTTCTCCTAGAAGTGGCCCAAAATCCGCAACAAATTCAAAGGAATTGCATGTTACCATGCAAAGTGAGAATTTCATAAGCGTTAAGGTAACTTATGGAAATCGAACAGTGAGGTTCCCACTCTCATTTTCATCAGGGAAAAGGGAtttggaagaagaagtagaaaagaGAATAAAGTTAGTTGGAAATTCGTCGATCAGGTATGAAGATGAAGAGAAAGATTTGATACTGATAACTTGTGATTCGGACTTGCACTATGCAATGCACACATTAAGATCATTAGGTAGGACCATCATAAAGATGTTGGTGGAGATTGAACCTGGGACTACAATCACATAA